The following proteins come from a genomic window of Sorghum bicolor cultivar BTx623 chromosome 3, Sorghum_bicolor_NCBIv3, whole genome shotgun sequence:
- the LOC8078739 gene encoding fruit protein pKIWI502 yields MLLRSAPRRLHLLHPHHLRLLSAAALASAVPAQAPTEWAEAPLASVHPAADDASLFHVSLDLSAHRGLLASHAAAGQFLPFRLPASPYPIFLAIASPPPPPQPAPEALAEPASCFEFLVKRLPGTPSARLCDLHPGDLVHVGASVVGGGFDVARIADASDVLVFATGSGISPIRSLIESGFAENKKTDVSLFYGVRNLQRMAYQERFDDWESRGVKIVPVLSRPDGQWTGERGYVQNVFSRMKNIVNPSSVGAILCGHKQMTEEITRVLVADGLSKDRILTNF; encoded by the exons ATGCTCCTGCGCtccgcgccgcgccgcctccACCTACTCCACCCGCACCACCTCCGGCTCCTCTCCGCCGCTGCGCTCGCCTCCGCGGTCCCGGCCCAGGCCCCAACCGAGTGGGCCGAGGCTCCGCTTGCCTCTGTGCACCCTGCCGCCGACGACGCCTCGCTCTTCCACGTCTCCCTCGACCTCTCCGCGCACCGGGGGCTCCTCGCCtcccacgccgccgccggccagtTCCTCCCCTTCCGCCTCCCCGCCTCGCCCTACCCCATCTTCCTCGCCATCGcatcccctcctcctccaccacaacCCGCGCCCGAGGCCCTAGCGGAGCCAGCCTCCTGCTTCGAGTTCCTCGTCAAGCGCCTCCCGGGAACCCCCTCCGCGCGCCTCTGTGACCTCCACCCCGGCGACCTCGTCCATGTTGGCGCCAGCGTCGTCGGCGGCGGATTTGATGTCGCCAGGATAGCTGACGCCAGCGACGTCCTCGTCTTCGCCACCGGATCCGGGATCAG CCCTATACGGTCACTTATTGAGTCAGGTTTTGCTGAAAACAAAAAAACTGACGTAAGCCTCTTTTATGGGGTTAGAAATCTTCAGAGGATGGCATATCAG GAAAGGTTTGATGACTGGGAATCCAGAGGAGTTAAAATTGTACCTGTCCTCTCAAGACCAGATGGTCAATGGACAGGGGAACGAGGTTATGTCCAG AATGTGTTCTCAAGGATGAAGAATATTGTAAACCCTTCATCAGTGGGAGCAATTTTGTGTGGGCATAAACAGATGACTGAG gaaatcacaagagttcTTGTTGCTGATGGTTTGTCAAAAGATAGAATCTTAACTAACTTCTGA
- the LOC8084362 gene encoding transcription factor MYBS3 — MTRRCSHCSNNGHNSRTCPARSGGGVRLFGVRLTTAPAPAAMKKSASMSCIASSLGGGSGGSSPPAGGVGGGRGGGDGGAGYVSDDPGHASCSTNGRVERKKGTPWTEEEHRMFLMGLQKLGKGDWRGISRNFVVSRTPTQVASHAQKYFIRQTNSSRRKRRSSLFDMVAEMPVDESLAAAEQITIQNTQDEAASSNQLPTLHLGHQKEAEFAKQMPTFQLRQHEESEYAEPSLTLPDLEMNSSVPFNTIAVPTMPAFYPALVPVPLTLWPPSVAHVEDAGTTHEILKPTPLNGKEVIKADDVVGMSKLSIGEASSGSMEPTALSLQLIGSTDTRQSAFHVSPPMNRPELSKRNSSPIHAV; from the exons ATGACGCGGAGGTGCTCGCACTGCAGCAACAACGGCCACAACTCGCGCACCTGCCCCGCCCGCTCCGGCGGCGGGGTGAGGCTATTTGGCGTGCGCCTCACAACGGCGCCGGCTCCGGCGGCGATGAAGAAGAGCGCCAGCATGAGCTGCATCGCGTCCTCGCTCGGGGGCGGGTCCGGGGGCTCGTCGCCGCCGGCGGGAGGAGTGGGTGGTGGCAGGGGAGGAGGAGACGGCGGGGCCGGCTACGTCTCCGATGATCCCGGGCACGCCTCCTGCTCGACGAATGGCCGCGTCGAGCGGAAGAAAG GTacaccttggactgaagaagaGCATAGAATGTTTCTGATGGGTCTTCAGAAGCTTGGTAAGGGAGATTGGCGCGGGATATCTCGAAACTTTGTTGTTTCCAGGACCCCGACTCAAGTGGCAAGCCATGCTCAAAAGTACTTTATTAGACAGACAAACTCATCAAGACGGAAGAGGCGGTCAAGCTTGTTTGACATGGTTGCAGAAATG CCAGTAGACGAGTCCCTAGCTGCTGCGGAACAAATTACTATCCAAAATACTCAAGATGAAGCTGCAAGTTCAAATCAACTGCCGACCTTACATCTTGGGCATCAGAAGGAAGCAGAGTTTGCTAAGCAAATGCCAACTTTTCAGCTAAGGCAGCATGAGGAATCTGAATATGCAGAACCTTCATTGACATTACCAGATTTAGAGATGAACTCCAGTGTACCATTCAATACCATAGCTGTTCCGACGATGCCAGCATTCTACCCTGCGTTGGTCCCTGTTCCACTAACTCTTTGGCCTCCAAGTGTTGCCCATGTGGAGGACGCAGGCACAACCCATGAAATCCTAAAACCAACTCCTTTGAATGGTAAGGAGGTGATTAAAGCAGATGATGTTGTTGGTATGTCTAAGCTCAGCATTGGTGAGGCCAGCTCTGGCTCCATGGAACCCACAGCTCTTTCCCTTCAGCTTATTGGATCGACAGATACAAGGCAGTCAGCTTTTCATGTGAGTCCACCAATGAATAGACCTGAACTAAGCAAGAGAAACAGCAGTCCAATTCATGCCGTTTGA